Proteins from a genomic interval of Pseudoalteromonas sp. MEBiC 03607:
- a CDS encoding O-antigen ligase family protein codes for MLNYYKQNTLLINGILITFAVAVTYATVGPIAVFALLLLPFAAFTAVKVSVAFIILFILFSYFRLHEAFPILMPFKIPKLLALASLLGIVWHLFISQKLKPHWQTSHLVFFLWFVWLTVCVFSASNRGLAMEYWSGVLTKVLIMVFAISWWMTSLKHFNAVRIGIMISGAAIALVALSNKMNGIGLVEGTRVTISRELRSQLGDPNDLSLVMMFPVSFLAAEVFDTSAHKVRRIIALICLVIAISGVIATQSRGGLLGIAAVISFFIYQKVKNPVVVACIGAFGMLAMVAFAGIADRQSGGSHEGGVDESAMGRIYAWQAAINMAIHNPLTGVGVNNFVVNYYFYSPHWDGKNHAVHSTWFQVLGETGIVGICIFILVIACIYRSLNRVFLINTQLNDEKIAVNAKALKGGLIGFMVSGTFLTQAFTWPIYIILALTIALEKLVMDRQRENAHE; via the coding sequence ATGCTCAATTACTATAAACAAAATACGCTTTTAATAAATGGCATTTTAATTACTTTTGCTGTAGCAGTAACATACGCAACGGTAGGGCCAATTGCTGTATTTGCTTTGTTGCTTCTGCCATTCGCTGCCTTCACTGCGGTAAAAGTCAGTGTTGCATTTATTATATTATTCATCCTGTTTAGTTACTTTAGACTCCATGAGGCATTTCCAATATTAATGCCTTTTAAAATACCAAAGCTGCTAGCACTTGCATCGTTGCTTGGTATTGTTTGGCATCTTTTCATTTCTCAAAAACTTAAGCCTCACTGGCAAACAAGTCACCTTGTGTTCTTTTTATGGTTTGTCTGGCTAACCGTGTGTGTATTCAGTGCGTCTAATCGTGGACTTGCGATGGAGTACTGGAGTGGCGTTTTAACTAAAGTGCTCATAATGGTCTTTGCAATTTCTTGGTGGATGACATCACTTAAACATTTTAATGCAGTCAGAATTGGCATCATGATTTCTGGTGCTGCCATAGCCTTAGTGGCACTGAGTAACAAAATGAATGGGATTGGTTTAGTAGAAGGGACACGCGTGACAATCTCACGTGAACTGCGTTCGCAATTAGGCGATCCCAATGACTTATCATTGGTAATGATGTTCCCTGTGTCGTTTTTAGCAGCAGAAGTGTTTGATACAAGTGCGCATAAAGTCAGACGAATAATTGCATTAATTTGCTTAGTGATTGCTATTAGCGGCGTTATTGCGACTCAAAGTCGAGGCGGACTACTCGGTATTGCAGCAGTGATTAGCTTCTTTATTTATCAAAAAGTTAAGAACCCCGTAGTTGTAGCCTGTATTGGCGCTTTTGGAATGCTTGCTATGGTGGCTTTTGCTGGTATTGCTGATAGGCAAAGCGGTGGTTCACATGAAGGCGGAGTTGATGAATCTGCTATGGGCCGTATCTATGCATGGCAAGCAGCGATCAATATGGCGATTCATAACCCATTAACGGGTGTTGGGGTTAATAATTTTGTTGTTAATTACTATTTTTACAGCCCCCATTGGGATGGCAAGAATCATGCAGTACACAGTACATGGTTTCAAGTTTTAGGTGAAACAGGCATTGTTGGCATATGCATTTTCATATTAGTGATTGCCTGTATTTACCGCAGTTTAAACCGAGTATTTTTGATAAATACGCAGTTAAATGATGAAAAAATAGCGGTAAATGCGAAAGCGTTAAAAGGCGGATTAATTGGCTTTATGGTGTCTGGAACCTTTTTAACTCAAGCATTTACATGGCCTATTTATATAATCCTTGCTTTAACAATTGCCTTAGAAAAGCTGGTAATGGATAGACAACGGGAGAACGCACATGAGTGA